A genomic segment from Parolsenella catena encodes:
- a CDS encoding ABC transporter ATP-binding protein, with protein MPSTDAAEKRVPVTPETCASVPSADAAKKRADMPAETDAVPALEARGLTFSYGENADPVFSDLSLTVGRGEVVLVMGASGCGKSTLALCLAGLYPAYAGVASGAVLAAGRPVAEMGPRERSREVSILFQNPDNQFCMDTVEREVLFALENVGWEGDMRARCRELLALVGLEERAGERIGRLSGGTKQKLALCTALACGARTLVLDEPFANLDPASCASLSAELARLNAELGVTLLVVDHRAGWWLPFASRVVLMRASGSLDEASFAPADLLVHEGRMRAAGLFVDEQWAAGYAPVQVAPDARTLVRARGLSVGYGRGRAFSRVLAGVDLDVARGSVCALVGECGSGKSTLLHAIAGACETSGELDVEGSVGLVFQNPRLQFLALTVTEEVLVTLRAANPGVADEDLAARVPALLEEFGLAGLGERSPYEISQGQQRRLAMLAMLAGNAGVLLLDEPTYAQDERSTRRMLDMLMGRVAAGLTVIVATHDLVLARAVANQVLLVQDGGVRPLVADEFETYARGRREPAWEGSRA; from the coding sequence AGACGGACGCCGTGCCCGCGCTCGAGGCCCGCGGTCTCACGTTCTCATACGGCGAGAACGCCGACCCGGTGTTTTCCGACCTCTCCCTGACCGTTGGCCGGGGGGAGGTCGTCCTCGTCATGGGGGCCTCGGGGTGCGGCAAGTCCACGCTCGCGCTGTGCCTAGCGGGGCTCTACCCCGCCTACGCGGGGGTGGCGAGCGGAGCGGTCCTGGCGGCTGGCCGCCCCGTGGCCGAGATGGGCCCGCGCGAGCGCAGCCGCGAGGTCTCCATCCTGTTCCAGAACCCGGACAACCAGTTCTGCATGGACACGGTGGAGCGCGAGGTGCTCTTTGCCCTGGAGAACGTGGGCTGGGAGGGCGACATGCGCGCCCGCTGCCGCGAGCTCCTTGCGCTCGTGGGGCTCGAGGAGCGCGCCGGCGAGCGCATCGGGCGGCTCTCCGGCGGCACGAAGCAGAAGCTCGCGCTGTGCACGGCGCTCGCCTGCGGCGCGCGCACGCTCGTGCTCGACGAGCCGTTCGCCAACCTCGACCCCGCGTCGTGCGCCTCGCTGTCTGCCGAGCTGGCCCGGCTCAACGCCGAGCTGGGCGTGACGCTTCTCGTGGTGGACCATCGCGCGGGCTGGTGGCTGCCGTTCGCGAGTCGCGTGGTGCTCATGCGCGCCTCCGGCAGCCTTGACGAGGCTTCGTTTGCGCCGGCGGACCTCTTGGTCCACGAGGGGCGGATGCGTGCCGCTGGGCTGTTCGTGGACGAGCAGTGGGCGGCGGGCTACGCCCCGGTACAGGTGGCCCCAGACGCCCGCACGCTCGTGCGCGCCCGTGGACTGTCCGTGGGCTACGGCCGCGGACGGGCCTTCTCACGCGTGCTTGCGGGCGTGGACCTCGACGTTGCCCGCGGCAGCGTCTGCGCGCTGGTGGGCGAGTGCGGCAGCGGCAAGTCCACGCTGCTGCACGCCATCGCCGGCGCGTGCGAGACGAGCGGCGAGCTTGACGTCGAGGGCAGCGTGGGCCTCGTGTTCCAGAACCCGCGCCTGCAGTTCCTCGCCCTCACGGTGACCGAGGAGGTGCTCGTGACGCTGCGCGCGGCAAATCCCGGCGTGGCCGACGAGGACCTTGCCGCCCGCGTCCCGGCCCTGCTCGAGGAGTTTGGCCTGGCGGGCCTCGGCGAGCGCTCGCCCTACGAGATAAGCCAGGGGCAGCAGCGCCGCCTGGCCATGCTCGCGATGCTTGCGGGCAACGCCGGCGTGCTGTTGCTCGACGAGCCCACGTACGCCCAGGACGAGCGCTCGACCAGGCGCATGCTCGACATGCTCATGGGCCGCGTGGCCGCGGGGCTCACCGTCATCGTGGCCACGCACGACCTCGTGCTCGCCCGGGCCGTCGCCAACCAGGTGCTGCTCGTGCAGGACGGCGGCGTACGGCCGCTTGTCGCCGACGAGTTCGAGACGTACGCGCGCGGCCGCCGCGAGCCCGCGTGGGAGGGGAGCCGCGCATGA
- a CDS encoding energy-coupling factor transporter transmembrane component T family protein has translation MRSINPGVKLAALIVASLILSVTFNTPVNLAVFVIMFVATLASPGTNRRGLALAMLPFALTAVALFVTGLMYGSGGNAAAAIETDAFGQRTLFASDWTTAAQLASRVLAYGGLGMAFAFTSDAFELVMSLMQQFRLPAKFAYGVLAAYHFFPVVRDEYGEVGLALRARGVRVGPLSPRRVVPMLAHALERSESLAMAMESRGFEDEGERRCAYEVPLRARDLAFAIGLNAAIVVALVVVR, from the coding sequence ATGAGGAGCATCAACCCGGGCGTGAAGCTCGCCGCGCTCATCGTGGCGTCGCTCATCCTGTCCGTCACATTCAACACACCGGTCAACCTGGCCGTGTTCGTCATCATGTTCGTGGCTACGCTCGCCTCGCCCGGCACGAACCGCAGGGGCCTCGCGCTCGCGATGCTGCCGTTTGCGCTCACGGCCGTTGCCCTGTTCGTCACGGGACTCATGTACGGCTCGGGCGGCAACGCCGCGGCTGCCATCGAGACGGACGCGTTTGGCCAGCGCACGCTGTTCGCGAGCGACTGGACCACGGCCGCGCAGCTTGCGAGCCGCGTCTTGGCCTATGGTGGCCTGGGCATGGCATTCGCGTTCACGAGCGATGCGTTCGAGCTCGTCATGAGCCTCATGCAGCAGTTCCGCCTGCCGGCCAAGTTCGCCTACGGGGTGCTCGCCGCCTACCACTTCTTCCCCGTGGTGCGCGACGAGTACGGCGAGGTGGGCCTCGCCCTGCGTGCGCGCGGCGTGCGCGTGGGGCCGCTGTCGCCGCGGCGCGTGGTGCCGATGCTGGCGCATGCGCTCGAGCGCTCCGAGAGCCTTGCCATGGCGATGGAGTCGCGCGGGTTCGAGGACGAGGGTGAGCGCCGCTGCGCCTACGAGGTGCCGCTGCGTGCGCGTGACCTTGCGTTTGCCATTGGTCTGAACGCCGCGATCGTCGTGGCGCTCGTCGTCGTTCGATAG